The following proteins come from a genomic window of Alnus glutinosa chromosome 10, dhAlnGlut1.1, whole genome shotgun sequence:
- the LOC133880713 gene encoding rust resistance kinase Lr10-like — translation MTVDYGLFQAAKIILGTPFVIALLIYKWNRRHVSMYDVEEFLQSHNNRMPIRYSYSEIRKITKSFKEKLGEGGYGTVFKGTLQSGRLVAIKMLGKSKANEQDFISEVATIGRIHHVNVVQLIGFCVEGSKRAFVYEFMPNGSLNKHIFLPEVCTLLSYDQMYDIALGVARGIEYLHQGCDMQILHFDIKPHNILLDENFTPKVSDFGVAKLYSVNDSIVSLTAVRGTLGYMAPELFYKNIGGVSYKVDVYSFGMLLMEMVGRRKNINAFAEHSSQIYFPTWVYDQWQNGNDKEILEDATEEEKKIGNKMIIVALWCIQMKPNDRPSMKKVVQMLEGDVECLQMPSKSFLSSLDQIVTGGGENLNQSNESSQSSQF, via the coding sequence GACTATTCCAAGCAGCAAAAATAATATTGGGGACTCCATTTGTGATTGCCCTCTTGATATATAAATGGAATAGGAGGCATGTATCCATGTATGATGTTGAAGAATTTCTACAAAGTCACAATAACCGTATGCCAATAAGGTACTCTTATTCCGAAATTAGGAAGATTACCAAAAGTTTCAAGGAGAAATTGGGCGAAGGAGGTTATGGCACTGTATTTAAAGGAACACTTCAAAGTGGTCGTCTTGTGGCTATAAAGATGTTAGGTAAATCCAAAGCTAACGAACAAGATTTTATAAGCGAAGTTGCAACCATTGGAAGAATTCACCATGTTAATGTAGTGCAACTCATTGGTTTTTGCGTTGAAGGATCGAAACGGGCTTTCGTATATGAGTTTATGCCTAATGGTTCCCTAAATAAACACATATTTTTGCCAGAAGTATGCACACTCCTAAGTTATGATCAAATGTATGATATAGCTCTAGGAGTGGCTCGTGGGATTGAATATTTACATCAAGGATGTGACATGCAAATTTTACATTTTGATATCAAACCTCACAACATTCTTCTTGATGAAAATTTTACTCCTAAGGTTTCCGACTTTGGAGTAGCAAAATTATATTCAGTAAATGACAGCATTGTTTCTTTGACTGCTGTTAGAGGGACATTAGGATACATGGCTCCTGAGTTGTTCTACAAAAATATTGGAGGCGTCTCATACAAAGTTGATGTTTATAGTTTTGGAATGTTATTGATGGAAATGgttggaagaagaaagaatataaaTGCATTTGCAGAACACTCAAGCCAAATATACTTCCCTACTTGGGTTTATGACCAATGGCAAAATGGAAACGACAAAGAAATATTGGAAGACGCCACggaggaggaaaagaaaataggcAATAAGATGATCATTGTTGCATTATGGTGTATACAAATGAAGCCTAATGACCGCCCCTCAATGAAAAAAGTCGTTCAAATGCTTGAAGGAGATGTTGAATGCTTACAAATGCCTTCCAAGTCTTTCCTCTCATCACTAGACCAAATCGTAACAGGTGGTGGAGAAAATTTGAAtcaatcaaatgaatcaagtcaatcatctcaattttaa